In the genome of Vanacampus margaritifer isolate UIUO_Vmar chromosome 1, RoL_Vmar_1.0, whole genome shotgun sequence, one region contains:
- the ssr4 gene encoding translocon-associated protein subunit delta, which translates to MIRIAVAFLALLVVACSGESCTEPVITTSSYTTSDAVISAESVFIVELSLVCANGAQSVTLYADVNGRQFPVTRGQDVGKYQVSWSLPHKQASSGTYQVKFFDEESYSALRKAQRNNEDVNAIQPLFSVNVDHRGVWSGPWVATEVVAALMGILLYYVAFSAKNTIQA; encoded by the exons ATGATCCGAATAGCTGTTGCATTCCTCGCCCTGCTAGTGGTTGCCTGCTCGG GAGAGAGCTGCACAGAGCCAGTCATCACGACGTCATCCTACACCACCTCGGATGCTGTCATCTCCGCAGAGTCTGTGTTTATCGTGGAGCTCAGCTTGGTTTGTGCCAACGGAGCGCAA AGCGTCACTCTGTATGCTGATGTGAATGGAAGACAATTTCCTGTGACCAGAGGCCAGGATGTTGGCAAGTACCAG GTATCCTGGAGTCTTCCTCACAAGCAGGCCAGCTCAGGAACTTACCAGGTCAAATTCTTCGACGAGGAGTCCTACAGCGCACTGCGCAAG GCCCAGAGAAACAATGAAGACGTGAACGCCATCCAGCCGCTATTCTCCGTCAACGTGGACCACAGG GGTGTGTGGAGCGGCCCGTGGGTTGCCACCGAGGTGGTGGCGGCCCTCATGGGAATCCTTCTCTACTACGTGGCCTTTAGCGCCAAAAACACCATCCAAGCGTAA
- the LOC144052807 gene encoding uncharacterized protein LOC144052807, whose amino-acid sequence MTAVWRSASEALWAMCAGDAMSMPVHWYYNIQDIKRDFGGWISGFNSPRNKHPSSILSLSNTTGSGRTSWSSAANQVEVVGNIILHDKLKFWKSPTGSTHYHQGLKAGNNTLNVLCALRVAGVLVAGDFADVSHPDARAAVLADYVDFLTTPATHADTYAESYHRSFFSDWQDSRPILGQEVLMFAEERSKKKLKSLPDSQLDAIGCLTMSLPFILLSASTNEEQAVCAAVDFAKLSHPHPRVPEYVTIYSRALHAVLGGASVRQQAELALRTLGVWDTSEKFSRRAASFPETSEERLQVHQSAVSSLGLACYAKGALSSMFYLAHQFHDDPAAGILANANCGGENCNRGAALGALLGAGGCYTKSTIPQDWKEQLRDAQDYIPDILKRLQF is encoded by the exons ATGACTGCGGTGTGGCGGTCTGCTAGTGAGGCATTATGGGCAATGTGTGCCGGCGACGCCATGTCCATGCCCGTCCACTGGTACTACAACATCCAAGACATCAAGAGGGACTTTGGAGGGTGGATATCTGGCTTTAATTCGCCCAGAAACAAACACCCGAGCAGCATCCTCAGCCTGTCCAACACCA CTGGTAGCGGCCGCACTTCCTGGTCATCTGCTGCCAACCAAGTGGAGGTGGTGGGAAACATCATCCTTCATGACAAACTGAAATTTTGGAAATCTCCCACAGGCTCCACCCACTATCACCAAG GTCTGAAGGCAGGTAACAACACGCTGAATGTCCTGTGCGCCCTCCGAGTCGCTGGCGTGCTGGTCGCCGGCGACTTTGCCGACGTCTCGCATCCTGACGCACGAGCCGCCGTGCTCGCGGACTACGTTGACTTCTTGACCACACCTGCCACGCACGCCGACACCTATGCCGAGTCCTATCACCGGTCCTTCTTTTCTGACTGGCAGGACAGCAGGCCGATTTTGGGCCAGGAG GTTCTAATGTTTGCGGAGGAACGTTCCAAGAAGAAGCTCAAGTCACTTCCGGACAGCCAGTTGGATGCCATCGGATGCCTTACCATGAGCCTTCCCTTCATTCTGCTGTCAGCCTCAACCAATGAGGAACAAGCT GTGTGTGCTGCAGTCGACTTTGCGAAGCTCTCACACCCGCACCCGCGCGTGCCCGAGTACGTAACCATCTACAGCAGAGCCCTTCACGCTGTGCTGGGGGGCGCCAGTGTCCGGCAGCAGGCCGAGCTTGCCCTCAGGACGCTGGGAGTGTGGGACACCTCCGAGAAGTTCAGTCGACGGGCTGCTAG ctttCCAGAGACGTCTGAAGAACGACTGCAGGTCCATCAGAGTGCTGTCAGTAGCCTTGGCCTGGCATGCTACGCAAAAG GAGCTCTTTCCAGCATGTTTTACCTTGCTCACCAGTTTCATGATGACCCCGCAGCAGGAATCCTGGCCAACGCCAACTGTGGAG GAGAGAATTGTAACCGTGGGGCTGCACTGGGGGCCCTGCTGGGAGCGGGAGGCTGCTACACCAAGTCCACAATCCCGCAGGACTGGAAAGAGCAGTTAAGGGATGCTCAAGACTACATCCCGGACATACTCAAACGTCTGCAGTTCTGA
- the f7l gene encoding coagulation factor VII: MATTSRHTKPLFFLGLLLACIPACIGPPEGMFLGRPDASVFLHRTRRANYFWEELKQGNLERECLEEKCSYEEAKEIFALPQQLEVFWRLYTAEDHCLSSPCKNGGTCTRKVDTFVCQCRSGFHGSTCDKVRATSNGCRYRNGGCEHFCKEFPNRTQTCFCATGYRLDQDNITCTPQDPVSCGRPLVHFGPRVVNGEICPKGHCPWQALLTENHKHTCGAIVLSDQWMLTAAHCVWKKPNNIWHVVVGEHDLETDEKTEQKRRVSKVLIHRAYNESSHDSDLAMLKLHRPVKLGLYVVPICLPAKNSSFSRTLAAVRHNTVSGWGRLSLHGSAARLLQRLALPRVPLQECRLHTKLNITRNMLCAGLQSGGKDACKGDSGGPLVTHYKKTWFLSGVVSWGIGCADNNMYGIYTRVSNFLDWIQHQMTRW; this comes from the exons ATGGCGACAACAAGCAGACACACTAAGCCGCTCTTCTTCCTCGGGCTTCTCTTGGCTTGTATCCCAGCATGCATTGGGCCTCCTGAAG GCATGTTTTTGGGGAGACCCGACGCAAGCGTGTTCCTTCATCGAACCCGCCGGGCCAACTACTTCTGGGAGGAGCTGAAACAAGGCAACCTGGAGCGGGAATGTCTGGAAGAGAAATGCTCCTACGAGGAGGCCAAGGAGATCTTTGCTCTGCCGCAGCAGTTG GAGGTCTTCTGGCGATTGTACACAG CCGAGGATCACTGCCTGTCATCTCCCTGTAAGAACGGCGGCACTTGCACTCGCAAGGTCGACACTTTTGTCTGCCAGTGTCGGTCCGGATTCCACGGATCGACTTGCGACAAAG TGCGAGCGACCTCCAACGGATGTCGCTATCGGAATGGCGGATGTGAACATTTCTGCAAAGAGTTTCCTAACCGGACACAGACTTGTTTCTGCGCTACGGGGTACCGTTTGGATCAGGACAATATTACCTGCACTCCACAAG ACCCCGTCTCCTGTGGAAGACCATTGGTCCACTTTGGCCCAAGAGTTGTCAATGGAGAAATTTGTCCCAAAGGACATTGTCCCTGGCAG GCGCTCCTGACCGAGAACCACAAGCACACCTGTGGCGCCATCGTCCTCTCCGATCAGTGGATGCTGACTGCGGCTCACTGCGTGTGGAAGAAACCAAACAACATCTGGCATGTCGTCGTGG GCGAGCACGACCTGGAGACGGATGAGAAGACGGAGCAGAAGCGCCGAGTGTCCAAAGTCCTGATCCACCGCGCTTACAACGAGTCCAGTCACGACAGCGACCTGGCCATGCTGAAGCTCCACCGTCCCGTCAAACTGGGACTCTACGTGGTCCCCATTTGTCTTCCGGCTAAGAACAGCTCGTTCAGCCGCACCCTGGCGGCCGTTCGACACAACACCGTGTCGGGGTGGGGCCGTCTGTCGCTGCACGGGTCCGCCGCCAGGTTGCTCCAGCGCCTGGCGCTGCCGCGGGTCCCGCTGCAGGAGTGCCGCCTGCACACCAAACTCAACATCACCCGAAACATGCTGTGCGCCGGCCTGCAAAGCGGCGGGAAGGACGCGTGCAAGGGCGACAGCGGCGGCCCCCTGGTCACGCACTACAAGAAAACCTGGTTTTTGAGCGGCGTGGTGAGCTGGGGCATCGGCTGCGCTGACAACAACATGTACGGCATTTACACCAGAGTCAGCAACTTCCTGGACTGGATCCAACATCAAATGACCAGATGGTAA
- the setdb2 gene encoding histone-lysine N-methyltransferase SETDB2 isoform X3 codes for MRRLRLLDVAVCMPSADRAKSFWANENVDQVFSFMFKRLEHLREVLRADTATDKEKAQALKILDCLEWTVPSPVGGTPVVRVLVGADNEREPHSPTPTPPPSAIEDLLLSPLLPSQPPYTLHTCCKMCLPSLHRTHPSALPYWAQNPLKVPLLCGFKRMVARPLMCDDQQKDGDDDDEEEDEGHWDVVYKAPCGHSLRNYDDVMRFLLTTESYDVLQLDFFSFNMAVQLDPPTVQESQPPEIDLSRGSEPTPVELCVGPDDSRPSEFRYRKERWPYGCFLTRGPVFDACCECTDGCLDAQSCACIAMTGADNHYNYQRLSHPVASGLFECGPWCSCDRARCQNRLVQRGIRVRLQVFWTERCGWGVRCCDDLDAGTFVCIYAGVILQRAQRPIEAPPPKQSRVDLPSDDEVEVVTEWLAPPVVEGSNLLKNNPDFPTLSPLHVPVIQRPAEVNASHNKDKTKKASASSNHERSLKRVVQSQDVYLVDARKEGNVSRFLNLPAEPFHPERLH; via the exons ATCGGGCCAAATCGTTCTGGGCTAACGAGAATGTGGATCAGGTGTTTAGTTTTATGTTCAAGCGCCTGGAGCATCTGAGGGAAGTCCTGAGGGCCGACACGGCAACCGACAAAG AAAAAGCTCAGGCTCTGAAGATCCTCGATTGCCTGGAGTGGACGGTTCCGTCTCCTGTGGGCGGCACTCCGGTGGTTCGGGTGCTTGTTGGTGCAG ACAATGAGCGGGAGCCCCACAGCCCCACGCCCACGCCTCCTCCGTCAGCCATTGAAGATCTGCTGCTGTCTCCTCTGCTGCCCAGTCAGCCGCCATACACGCTGCACACGTGCTGCAAG ATGTGCCTGCCTTCTTtgcaccgcacgcatccgtccGCCCTGCCATATTGGGCTCAGAACCCGCTCAAGGTCCCGCTGCTGTGCGGTTTCAAGAGGATGGTGGCGCGGCCACTGATGTGCGACGATCAGCAGAAAGatggcgatgatgatgatgaggaggaagatgaaggcCACTGGGACGTGGTTTACAAAGCTCCCTGTGGGCACAGCCTCCGTAACTATGACGACGTGATGCGTTTCCTGTTGACCACAGAAAGCTACGATGTTTTACAG CTGGACTTTTTCTCCTTCAACATGGCGGTGCAGTTGGACCCTCCCACAGTCCAGGAAAGCCAGCCGCCAGAGATCGACCTGAGTCGCGGATCCGAGCCAACCCCGGTGGAGCTGTGCGTGGGTCCCGACGATTCCCGGCCATCTGAATTCCGCTACAGGAAGGAGCGCTGGCCATATGGCTGCTTCCTGACCCGGGGTCCCGTGTTTGACGCGTGTTGTGAGTGTACGGACGGATGCTTGGACGCGCAAAGCTGCGCCTGCATCGCCATGACGGGAGCAGACAACCATTACAACTATCAGAGACTTTCCCACCCTGTGGCGTCGGG ATTGTTTGAGTGCGGCCCGTGGTGCAGCTGCGATCGGGCTCGTTGTCAGAATCGACTCGTCCAGAGAGGAATCCGAGTCCGTCTCCAAGTTTTCTGGACGGAGCGTTGTGGTTGGGGTGTGCGCTGCTGTGATGACCTGGACGCGGGGACGTTTGTGTGCATATATGCAG GTGTGATCCTGCAAAGGGCCCAGAGGCCCATTGAGGCTCCACCCCCAAAGCAGTCCAGAGTGGACCTGCCATCAGATGACGAGGTGGAGGTGGTGACCGAGTGGCTGGCACCCCCCGTAGTGGAGGGGAGCAACTTGCTGAAAAACAACCCTGACTTCCCAACTTTGTCGCCGCTGCACGTTCCAGTCATCCAGAGACCCGCCGAGGTCAACGCAAGTCACAACAAAGACAAGACCAAGAAAGCCTCGGCATCATCAAACCATGAAAGGAGTTTGAAGAGGGTCGTGCAATCACAGGACGTTTATTTGGTGGACGCCAGAAAGGAAGGAAACGTGAGCCGCTTCCTCAat TTGCCAGCCGAACCTTTTCATCCAGAACGTCTTCACTGA
- the setdb2 gene encoding histone-lysine N-methyltransferase SETDB2 isoform X2, translating into MGDSLDHRDVDRAKSFWANENVDQVFSFMFKRLEHLREVLRADTATDKEKAQALKILDCLEWTVPSPVGGTPVVRVLVGADNEREPHSPTPTPPPSAIEDLLLSPLLPSQPPYTLHTCCKMCLPSLHRTHPSALPYWAQNPLKVPLLCGFKRMVARPLMCDDQQKDGDDDDEEEDEGHWDVVYKAPCGHSLRNYDDVMRFLLTTESYDVLQLDFFSFNMAVQLDPPTVQESQPPEIDLSRGSEPTPVELCVGPDDSRPSEFRYRKERWPYGCFLTRGPVFDACCECTDGCLDAQSCACIAMTGADNHYNYQRLSHPVASGLFECGPWCSCDRARCQNRLVQRGIRVRLQVFWTERCGWGVRCCDDLDAGTFVCIYAGVILQRAQRPIEAPPPKQSRVDLPSDDEVEVVTEWLAPPVVEGSNLLKNNPDFPTLSPLHVPVIQRPAEVNASHNKDKTKKASASSNHERSLKRVVQSQDVYLVDARKEGNVSRFLNHSCQPNLFIQNVFTDSHDPNFPIVAFFTNSVVKAGTELTWNYSSHTDAVSPAQQQEVPCVCGTDGCLGRFLEENLCETCELGFCDTVEET; encoded by the exons atgggggattcgCTTGATCATCGAGATGTTG ATCGGGCCAAATCGTTCTGGGCTAACGAGAATGTGGATCAGGTGTTTAGTTTTATGTTCAAGCGCCTGGAGCATCTGAGGGAAGTCCTGAGGGCCGACACGGCAACCGACAAAG AAAAAGCTCAGGCTCTGAAGATCCTCGATTGCCTGGAGTGGACGGTTCCGTCTCCTGTGGGCGGCACTCCGGTGGTTCGGGTGCTTGTTGGTGCAG ACAATGAGCGGGAGCCCCACAGCCCCACGCCCACGCCTCCTCCGTCAGCCATTGAAGATCTGCTGCTGTCTCCTCTGCTGCCCAGTCAGCCGCCATACACGCTGCACACGTGCTGCAAG ATGTGCCTGCCTTCTTtgcaccgcacgcatccgtccGCCCTGCCATATTGGGCTCAGAACCCGCTCAAGGTCCCGCTGCTGTGCGGTTTCAAGAGGATGGTGGCGCGGCCACTGATGTGCGACGATCAGCAGAAAGatggcgatgatgatgatgaggaggaagatgaaggcCACTGGGACGTGGTTTACAAAGCTCCCTGTGGGCACAGCCTCCGTAACTATGACGACGTGATGCGTTTCCTGTTGACCACAGAAAGCTACGATGTTTTACAG CTGGACTTTTTCTCCTTCAACATGGCGGTGCAGTTGGACCCTCCCACAGTCCAGGAAAGCCAGCCGCCAGAGATCGACCTGAGTCGCGGATCCGAGCCAACCCCGGTGGAGCTGTGCGTGGGTCCCGACGATTCCCGGCCATCTGAATTCCGCTACAGGAAGGAGCGCTGGCCATATGGCTGCTTCCTGACCCGGGGTCCCGTGTTTGACGCGTGTTGTGAGTGTACGGACGGATGCTTGGACGCGCAAAGCTGCGCCTGCATCGCCATGACGGGAGCAGACAACCATTACAACTATCAGAGACTTTCCCACCCTGTGGCGTCGGG ATTGTTTGAGTGCGGCCCGTGGTGCAGCTGCGATCGGGCTCGTTGTCAGAATCGACTCGTCCAGAGAGGAATCCGAGTCCGTCTCCAAGTTTTCTGGACGGAGCGTTGTGGTTGGGGTGTGCGCTGCTGTGATGACCTGGACGCGGGGACGTTTGTGTGCATATATGCAG GTGTGATCCTGCAAAGGGCCCAGAGGCCCATTGAGGCTCCACCCCCAAAGCAGTCCAGAGTGGACCTGCCATCAGATGACGAGGTGGAGGTGGTGACCGAGTGGCTGGCACCCCCCGTAGTGGAGGGGAGCAACTTGCTGAAAAACAACCCTGACTTCCCAACTTTGTCGCCGCTGCACGTTCCAGTCATCCAGAGACCCGCCGAGGTCAACGCAAGTCACAACAAAGACAAGACCAAGAAAGCCTCGGCATCATCAAACCATGAAAGGAGTTTGAAGAGGGTCGTGCAATCACAGGACGTTTATTTGGTGGACGCCAGAAAGGAAGGAAACGTGAGCCGCTTCCTCAat CACAGTTGCCAGCCGAACCTTTTCATCCAGAACGTCTTCACTGACTCGCACGACCCCAACTTTCCCATCGTCGCCTTCTTCACCAACAG TGTGGTGAAGGCGGGCACAGAACTGACGTGGAATTATTCGTCCCACACCGACGCGGTGTCGCCGGCCCAACAACAGGAAGTGCCCTGCGTGTGTGGCACTGATGGCTGCCTGGGCCGATTCCTGGAGGAGAACCTTTGTGAAACATGTGAGCTTGGATTTTGTGACACTGTGGAGGAGACGTGA
- the setdb2 gene encoding histone-lysine N-methyltransferase SETDB2 isoform X1, with protein MRRLRLLDVAVCMPSADRAKSFWANENVDQVFSFMFKRLEHLREVLRADTATDKEKAQALKILDCLEWTVPSPVGGTPVVRVLVGADNEREPHSPTPTPPPSAIEDLLLSPLLPSQPPYTLHTCCKMCLPSLHRTHPSALPYWAQNPLKVPLLCGFKRMVARPLMCDDQQKDGDDDDEEEDEGHWDVVYKAPCGHSLRNYDDVMRFLLTTESYDVLQLDFFSFNMAVQLDPPTVQESQPPEIDLSRGSEPTPVELCVGPDDSRPSEFRYRKERWPYGCFLTRGPVFDACCECTDGCLDAQSCACIAMTGADNHYNYQRLSHPVASGLFECGPWCSCDRARCQNRLVQRGIRVRLQVFWTERCGWGVRCCDDLDAGTFVCIYAGVILQRAQRPIEAPPPKQSRVDLPSDDEVEVVTEWLAPPVVEGSNLLKNNPDFPTLSPLHVPVIQRPAEVNASHNKDKTKKASASSNHERSLKRVVQSQDVYLVDARKEGNVSRFLNHSCQPNLFIQNVFTDSHDPNFPIVAFFTNSVVKAGTELTWNYSSHTDAVSPAQQQEVPCVCGTDGCLGRFLEENLCETCELGFCDTVEET; from the exons ATCGGGCCAAATCGTTCTGGGCTAACGAGAATGTGGATCAGGTGTTTAGTTTTATGTTCAAGCGCCTGGAGCATCTGAGGGAAGTCCTGAGGGCCGACACGGCAACCGACAAAG AAAAAGCTCAGGCTCTGAAGATCCTCGATTGCCTGGAGTGGACGGTTCCGTCTCCTGTGGGCGGCACTCCGGTGGTTCGGGTGCTTGTTGGTGCAG ACAATGAGCGGGAGCCCCACAGCCCCACGCCCACGCCTCCTCCGTCAGCCATTGAAGATCTGCTGCTGTCTCCTCTGCTGCCCAGTCAGCCGCCATACACGCTGCACACGTGCTGCAAG ATGTGCCTGCCTTCTTtgcaccgcacgcatccgtccGCCCTGCCATATTGGGCTCAGAACCCGCTCAAGGTCCCGCTGCTGTGCGGTTTCAAGAGGATGGTGGCGCGGCCACTGATGTGCGACGATCAGCAGAAAGatggcgatgatgatgatgaggaggaagatgaaggcCACTGGGACGTGGTTTACAAAGCTCCCTGTGGGCACAGCCTCCGTAACTATGACGACGTGATGCGTTTCCTGTTGACCACAGAAAGCTACGATGTTTTACAG CTGGACTTTTTCTCCTTCAACATGGCGGTGCAGTTGGACCCTCCCACAGTCCAGGAAAGCCAGCCGCCAGAGATCGACCTGAGTCGCGGATCCGAGCCAACCCCGGTGGAGCTGTGCGTGGGTCCCGACGATTCCCGGCCATCTGAATTCCGCTACAGGAAGGAGCGCTGGCCATATGGCTGCTTCCTGACCCGGGGTCCCGTGTTTGACGCGTGTTGTGAGTGTACGGACGGATGCTTGGACGCGCAAAGCTGCGCCTGCATCGCCATGACGGGAGCAGACAACCATTACAACTATCAGAGACTTTCCCACCCTGTGGCGTCGGG ATTGTTTGAGTGCGGCCCGTGGTGCAGCTGCGATCGGGCTCGTTGTCAGAATCGACTCGTCCAGAGAGGAATCCGAGTCCGTCTCCAAGTTTTCTGGACGGAGCGTTGTGGTTGGGGTGTGCGCTGCTGTGATGACCTGGACGCGGGGACGTTTGTGTGCATATATGCAG GTGTGATCCTGCAAAGGGCCCAGAGGCCCATTGAGGCTCCACCCCCAAAGCAGTCCAGAGTGGACCTGCCATCAGATGACGAGGTGGAGGTGGTGACCGAGTGGCTGGCACCCCCCGTAGTGGAGGGGAGCAACTTGCTGAAAAACAACCCTGACTTCCCAACTTTGTCGCCGCTGCACGTTCCAGTCATCCAGAGACCCGCCGAGGTCAACGCAAGTCACAACAAAGACAAGACCAAGAAAGCCTCGGCATCATCAAACCATGAAAGGAGTTTGAAGAGGGTCGTGCAATCACAGGACGTTTATTTGGTGGACGCCAGAAAGGAAGGAAACGTGAGCCGCTTCCTCAat CACAGTTGCCAGCCGAACCTTTTCATCCAGAACGTCTTCACTGACTCGCACGACCCCAACTTTCCCATCGTCGCCTTCTTCACCAACAG TGTGGTGAAGGCGGGCACAGAACTGACGTGGAATTATTCGTCCCACACCGACGCGGTGTCGCCGGCCCAACAACAGGAAGTGCCCTGCGTGTGTGGCACTGATGGCTGCCTGGGCCGATTCCTGGAGGAGAACCTTTGTGAAACATGTGAGCTTGGATTTTGTGACACTGTGGAGGAGACGTGA